Proteins encoded by one window of Nitrincola iocasae:
- a CDS encoding pirin family protein, protein MQARKVKRIIKAVDSQDGAGVKLKRSIGNRQNLRIDPFLMLDMFSSDNPDDYIAGFPPHPHRGFETVTYMLNGSMLHRDHMGNEGLLGTGGVQWMTAGRGVIHEERPQQESGLMRGFQLWINLPAAEKMKPPAYQNIEPEQVPVIQADRATIRLVAGELEIDGQGYKGPVQGIVTQPVFIDISLEPHSRLTLPLASMLSGFVYLFEGEAELNDEALLPEAAIELGDGDELSLSSKDQPARLLLIAAKSLNEPVVQYGPFVMNSMEQIEQALNDYRDGVFTG, encoded by the coding sequence ATGCAAGCTCGAAAAGTTAAACGTATTATTAAAGCCGTTGATAGTCAGGATGGCGCGGGCGTTAAGCTTAAGCGCAGTATCGGGAATCGGCAGAATCTGCGCATAGATCCATTTTTGATGCTGGATATGTTCTCATCGGATAATCCTGATGACTATATTGCCGGATTTCCACCCCATCCGCACCGTGGCTTTGAAACTGTCACCTACATGTTGAACGGGAGTATGTTGCACCGTGATCACATGGGTAATGAAGGTTTGCTGGGTACGGGGGGAGTGCAGTGGATGACGGCAGGGCGGGGCGTTATCCATGAGGAGCGCCCGCAACAGGAGTCAGGGCTGATGCGAGGGTTTCAGCTTTGGATAAATCTGCCCGCCGCTGAAAAAATGAAGCCGCCCGCCTATCAAAATATTGAGCCTGAGCAGGTCCCGGTTATTCAGGCTGATCGGGCAACAATACGCCTGGTAGCGGGTGAGTTAGAGATAGATGGGCAGGGGTACAAAGGTCCGGTGCAAGGCATAGTTACCCAGCCGGTGTTTATCGACATCAGTCTGGAGCCCCATAGCCGTTTAACGCTGCCTTTGGCATCCATGCTCAGTGGTTTTGTCTATCTGTTTGAAGGTGAAGCGGAGTTGAACGATGAGGCGCTATTACCGGAAGCGGCCATAGAGCTGGGTGATGGCGATGAGCTTAGTCTGAGTAGCAAGGACCAGCCAGCCAGGTTGTTGTTGATCGCTGCCAAGTCGCTGAATGAACCTGTTGTGCAGTACGGACCCTTTGTGATGAATAGCATGGAGCAGATAGAGCAGGCATTGAATGACTATCGTGATGGCGTATTCACGGGTTGA
- a CDS encoding kinetochore Spc7 family protein, giving the protein MTPTETAAIILTGVFFMAMVAIAIQTAENQRRERQMQLLAVRNQIRGTEHLLDSLPAEFQTVELKRLLISYLRSLWHSASKLDRSTGHQQALQKLDERDKEPFSPPAFPKDQITLFHDRNTAQRNRALIRETAQLINSLKQQSAINTQTCQVQLQQLKNAYVRCNCDLLLQDAQQALSDRGAQVAVHKFRSAQKQLQRLNTKHELDTQVFNLNQLLEQLNEQVNQQRNEKSLHEKPEATSW; this is encoded by the coding sequence ATGACGCCAACAGAAACTGCTGCAATTATCCTGACTGGAGTCTTCTTCATGGCCATGGTGGCTATTGCTATTCAAACAGCCGAAAACCAACGCCGTGAAAGACAGATGCAGTTGCTTGCTGTACGCAACCAGATTCGGGGTACAGAGCACCTGCTCGATAGTTTGCCAGCTGAATTCCAGACAGTGGAACTGAAAAGATTACTAATCAGCTATCTGCGCAGTCTCTGGCACAGTGCCAGCAAACTGGATCGTTCTACCGGACACCAGCAAGCACTGCAAAAGCTGGACGAGCGAGATAAAGAGCCTTTCAGCCCACCGGCGTTTCCAAAAGACCAAATCACACTGTTTCATGACCGTAACACAGCACAACGCAACCGTGCCCTTATACGTGAAACAGCTCAACTGATTAATAGTCTGAAACAGCAGAGCGCCATTAACACCCAAACTTGCCAAGTGCAGTTGCAGCAGCTGAAAAATGCCTATGTGCGCTGCAACTGCGATTTACTACTACAAGATGCCCAACAGGCGTTGAGTGATCGGGGGGCTCAAGTGGCTGTGCATAAGTTCCGCAGTGCACAGAAGCAACTGCAGCGACTGAACACCAAGCATGAATTAGATACGCAGGTGTTCAATCTGAATCAACTGTTAGAACAACTCAATGAGCAAGTCAATCAACAACGCAACGAAAAGTCGCTTCACGAAAAACCTGAAGCGACTTCTTGGTAA
- a CDS encoding MerR family transcriptional regulator: MSEKYRIGRVATLTGCSAETIRHYEKLGLLQAPARSAQGYRYYDHQALQRIGFIRHGRSLGLDLHSIQELLNLADNPDADCSAADTIATHHLLQLEKRILSLQALADELRQVVRQCRGGTTSECRIIQTLFEQQSTETNPGKLGFGSERAR, translated from the coding sequence ATGTCAGAGAAATATCGCATCGGGCGAGTCGCAACCCTCACAGGCTGCTCAGCAGAAACAATTCGTCATTATGAAAAACTGGGGTTGCTGCAAGCGCCCGCGCGTAGCGCTCAGGGCTATCGCTATTATGATCACCAGGCACTACAACGAATCGGTTTTATTCGCCATGGCCGATCACTGGGCCTGGACCTGCATAGCATTCAGGAGTTGTTGAATCTGGCAGACAATCCGGATGCAGACTGCAGTGCCGCTGATACCATTGCTACTCATCATCTGCTGCAGTTGGAAAAGCGAATCCTATCCCTACAAGCGCTTGCCGATGAACTACGCCAGGTAGTCAGACAATGCCGTGGAGGAACTACATCAGAATGCCGAATTATCCAAACCTTGTTTGAGCAACAAAGCACAGAAACAAATCCAGGGAAACTTGGTTTTGGTTCAGAAAGAGCCAGATAA
- a CDS encoding FMN-dependent NADH-azoreductase: protein MKTLLHVKSSIFGDDGQSVQLADRLIKRWLQQNPEGQVVVRDLAAEPIAHFDMQTIAALSAEAEQRSPEQQAIVALSDQLITELQEADVLVLAAPMYNFAVPSQLKAWFDQIAKNGVTFRYTEQGPVGLLQDRPVYVLATRGGQYREAGLDFQVPWIKLILGFVGLKQVEVVYAEGLNMAGADVAIEQARVELDALTLS from the coding sequence ATGAAAACCTTACTTCATGTTAAAAGCAGTATATTTGGTGATGACGGCCAGTCAGTGCAGTTGGCTGATCGCCTGATCAAGCGTTGGCTGCAGCAAAACCCGGAAGGGCAGGTGGTGGTGCGTGACCTGGCTGCTGAGCCCATCGCCCATTTTGATATGCAGACGATTGCAGCCCTGTCTGCTGAAGCGGAGCAGCGTAGTCCGGAGCAGCAGGCTATAGTTGCACTGTCAGACCAGCTAATTACTGAACTCCAGGAAGCTGATGTGCTGGTGCTGGCAGCGCCTATGTACAACTTCGCTGTCCCTTCACAATTGAAAGCCTGGTTTGACCAGATTGCCAAAAATGGGGTGACCTTCCGTTATACAGAGCAGGGACCCGTAGGCTTGCTGCAGGATCGCCCGGTATATGTATTGGCAACACGTGGTGGTCAGTACCGTGAAGCGGGCCTGGATTTTCAGGTACCCTGGATAAAGCTGATTCTCGGCTTTGTCGGATTGAAGCAGGTCGAGGTGGTGTATGCTGAAGGTCTGAATATGGCGGGTGCCGATGTTGCTATTGAGCAGGCACGCGTCGAACTGGATGCTTTAACACTAAGTTAA
- a CDS encoding SO_0444 family Cu/Zn efflux transporter, which translates to MTRIPEFLSVALSAAPWLLMGLLIAGLIKAYMPEHLLQRWMGGRGFSSIARAAVIGVPLPLCSCGAIPTALALHRGGAGRGPTTAFLIGTPGVGVDSILLTSVLLGPLMAFMRVLGAVVTAISTGLMVSLTALNQTTKLPVVKTTQACCASNCGATTGKSHDPASASNDRVRGRLASGLIYAFGDLLDDISAWLIAGLLLAGVLITLVPPETLTGLSGGIGSLLLMAMIGIPLYICATAATPVAAGLLLSGITPGMALVFLLAGPITSLATLGVLRREFGNLALIVYLSSILVVTTLLGWLLDQSLQWLMFDPVIQASQVQELLPGWLEVSALGVLLILIMRPLRQRLLGF; encoded by the coding sequence ATGACTAGGATACCTGAGTTCTTAAGTGTGGCTCTGAGTGCTGCGCCCTGGTTGCTAATGGGGTTGCTGATTGCCGGGCTGATCAAGGCGTATATGCCGGAGCATCTGTTGCAGCGGTGGATGGGTGGGCGAGGTTTTAGTAGCATCGCGCGTGCTGCCGTGATCGGTGTGCCCTTGCCCTTGTGTTCCTGCGGTGCGATTCCAACGGCCTTGGCTTTGCATCGCGGTGGTGCCGGTCGTGGGCCGACTACGGCTTTTTTGATCGGAACCCCTGGAGTTGGCGTAGACTCTATATTACTCACCAGTGTCTTGCTGGGGCCGTTAATGGCGTTTATGCGAGTGTTGGGTGCAGTGGTTACGGCAATTTCAACCGGACTGATGGTTTCTCTAACCGCATTGAACCAGACAACTAAGCTGCCAGTGGTAAAAACCACGCAGGCTTGTTGCGCCAGCAATTGTGGCGCTACAACCGGAAAAAGCCACGACCCTGCGTCTGCATCAAATGATCGGGTGAGAGGGCGTCTGGCCAGCGGTTTGATCTATGCGTTTGGTGACCTGCTGGACGATATCAGTGCCTGGTTAATTGCAGGACTATTGTTGGCTGGCGTGCTGATAACGCTGGTGCCTCCCGAGACTTTGACTGGCTTGTCTGGTGGTATCGGGTCGCTATTGCTGATGGCGATGATAGGCATCCCTCTGTATATCTGCGCTACAGCGGCTACCCCTGTTGCAGCGGGATTATTGCTCTCCGGTATCACGCCTGGGATGGCATTGGTATTTCTGCTGGCTGGCCCTATCACCAGTCTGGCCACGCTGGGGGTGCTCAGACGAGAGTTCGGTAACCTGGCACTGATAGTGTATTTAAGCAGTATCCTCGTGGTGACGACGCTGTTGGGCTGGTTGCTGGATCAGTCGTTGCAATGGCTGATGTTCGATCCGGTGATACAGGCTAGCCAAGTGCAGGAATTGCTGCCCGGATGGCTGGAAGTATCCGCTCTGGGGGTGTTGTTGATACTGATCATGCGACCATTGCGTCAGCGTTTACTGGGGTTCTGA
- a CDS encoding ABC transporter ATP-binding protein — MAIALAIHSLQKTYNNGFEALKGISLEVKEGDFFALLGPNGAGKSTTLGIVSSLVNKTAGEVKVFGYDLDSEKTMAKMQLGVVPQEFNFNTFERVLDILITQAGYYGISRKQALERSEFYLKKLGLWDKRNEAARMLSGGMKRRLMIARALVHEPKLLILDEPTAGVDIELRRSMWSFLQEINARGTTIILTTHYLEEAESLCRNIAIIDQGRIVENTSMKRLLQTLNTETFILDLAADLEEMPILSGYTLRQIDAHTLEVDIQKNMGMNPLFTQLSEQGVTVLSMRNKSNRLEELFVSLVEKTLGKGVPV; from the coding sequence ATGGCAATCGCACTGGCAATTCATTCACTGCAAAAAACCTACAACAACGGCTTTGAAGCCCTCAAGGGTATTTCGCTTGAGGTAAAAGAGGGTGACTTCTTTGCGTTGCTGGGCCCGAACGGTGCGGGTAAATCAACTACGCTGGGTATCGTTTCATCGCTGGTGAATAAAACAGCGGGAGAGGTCAAAGTTTTCGGTTATGACCTGGATAGCGAAAAAACGATGGCTAAGATGCAACTGGGTGTAGTTCCACAGGAGTTCAATTTCAACACCTTTGAACGGGTGCTGGATATTCTGATCACTCAGGCAGGCTATTACGGTATTAGCCGAAAACAGGCACTGGAGCGTTCAGAGTTTTACTTAAAGAAACTGGGGTTGTGGGATAAGCGCAACGAAGCCGCACGTATGTTATCGGGTGGCATGAAGCGTCGTTTAATGATTGCCAGAGCGCTGGTGCATGAGCCGAAATTACTGATTCTTGATGAGCCTACAGCGGGGGTTGATATTGAATTGCGACGCTCCATGTGGAGCTTTCTGCAAGAGATTAATGCACGTGGAACGACAATTATTCTGACCACTCATTATCTGGAAGAGGCGGAATCTCTGTGCCGCAATATTGCCATCATCGATCAGGGCCGTATTGTCGAAAATACCAGTATGAAAAGGTTGTTGCAGACGCTGAATACAGAAACTTTTATTCTGGACCTGGCAGCCGATCTAGAGGAAATGCCAATACTATCCGGTTACACCCTACGCCAGATCGATGCACATACCCTGGAAGTTGATATACAAAAGAATATGGGAATGAATCCGCTATTTACGCAATTGTCTGAGCAAGGCGTCACGGTACTGAGCATGCGGAATAAATCTAATCGATTAGAGGAGTTGTTTGTGTCATTGGTAGAAAAAACTCTGGGTAAGGGAGTGCCTGTATGA
- the queF gene encoding NADPH-dependent 7-cyano-7-deazaguanine reductase QueF (Catalyzes the NADPH-dependent reduction of 7-cyano-7-deazaguanine (preQ0) to 7-aminomethyl-7-deazaguanine (preQ1) in queuosine biosynthesis), whose product MTENDVVTHSPLGQETGYTNQYEPSLLYPIARDLNWQARGIERDSLPFKGVDLWNAYEISWLDQNGKPLVRIGEFRIPANSSHIIESKSFKLYLNSFNLTRFQSESEVLARMQQDLSTAAGGKVQVRLIKVNDTAPIERLQGECLDELPLMVTQYSPAPEYLKTTARVVEECLVSHLLKSNCPVTGQPDWASIQIRYKGPAIDHAGLLAYLISYREKGDFHEQCVENIFMDIWQGCKPQKLTVYARYLRRGGLDINPYRSSLAGEPGNPRLSRQ is encoded by the coding sequence ATGACCGAAAACGATGTGGTAACTCATTCACCTCTGGGACAGGAAACCGGTTATACCAATCAGTATGAGCCGTCATTGCTCTATCCCATCGCCCGAGACCTGAATTGGCAGGCGCGCGGTATTGAGCGCGATAGCTTGCCATTTAAAGGGGTTGATCTGTGGAATGCCTATGAGATCTCCTGGTTGGATCAGAATGGCAAGCCGCTGGTGCGTATCGGTGAATTCCGTATACCGGCTAACTCCAGCCACATCATTGAATCCAAGTCATTCAAGCTTTACCTTAACTCCTTTAATCTGACCCGTTTTCAGTCAGAGTCAGAAGTGCTGGCACGTATGCAGCAGGACCTGAGCACGGCAGCAGGTGGTAAGGTGCAGGTGCGGTTGATCAAGGTCAATGATACCGCCCCGATTGAGCGTTTGCAGGGGGAGTGCCTGGATGAGTTACCGCTGATGGTCACTCAATACAGCCCGGCACCGGAATACTTGAAAACGACAGCTCGAGTGGTGGAAGAGTGTCTGGTTAGCCATCTGCTTAAATCCAATTGCCCGGTAACAGGGCAACCTGACTGGGCGAGTATTCAGATACGCTATAAAGGACCGGCAATCGATCATGCTGGACTGCTGGCTTATCTGATTTCCTACCGTGAAAAGGGTGATTTTCACGAGCAGTGCGTTGAAAATATCTTTATGGATATCTGGCAAGGGTGCAAACCCCAGAAGCTGACTGTCTATGCCCGTTATCTGCGCCGCGGTGGCCTGGATATCAATCCTTATCGTTCCAGTCTGGCAGGAGAGCCGGGGAATCCACGTCTATCACGCCAATAA
- a CDS encoding nitroreductase family protein — translation MNALDLLLKRVSSPVLDEPAPTAEQLDLIYRAALRAPDHGGLRPYRFLQIEGDGREKLGQVFVDAARAEQADISEQEVQKLLNAPLRAPLIIVAIASLQPHPKVPAVEQQLAAGCAAHGILLAAFAQGVDAIWRSGAMAFNSQVMTRLGLEANEQIIGFIYLGKARKHRVVPCPQPGEFVQKWGRR, via the coding sequence ATGAATGCTCTAGATCTGTTGTTAAAGCGCGTTTCATCACCGGTTCTAGACGAGCCTGCTCCCACGGCAGAACAGTTAGATCTTATCTATCGGGCTGCATTGCGTGCTCCGGACCATGGGGGTTTGCGGCCCTACCGTTTTCTTCAGATTGAAGGGGACGGGCGGGAAAAGCTGGGGCAGGTCTTTGTCGATGCGGCGCGTGCAGAGCAAGCGGATATCAGTGAGCAGGAGGTTCAGAAATTACTCAACGCGCCCTTGCGCGCACCGTTGATTATTGTGGCAATTGCCTCCTTGCAGCCGCATCCTAAAGTACCGGCTGTAGAACAGCAACTGGCGGCGGGTTGTGCGGCACATGGCATACTGCTAGCGGCCTTTGCCCAAGGGGTGGATGCTATCTGGCGCAGTGGAGCTATGGCCTTTAATTCACAGGTGATGACCCGCCTGGGACTGGAAGCCAATGAGCAGATTATCGGTTTTATTTATCTTGGCAAGGCGCGTAAGCACCGTGTAGTACCCTGTCCGCAACCGGGTGAGTTTGTACAGAAATGGGGACGTAGATGA
- a CDS encoding ABC transporter permease: protein MNAQLLFTAFWTLLVKEIRRFSRIWIQTLLPPAITMTLYFIIFGNLIGSRIGEMGGFGYMEYIAPGLIMMSVITNSYSNVVSSFFGTKFQRNIEELLVAPVPNWVILAGYVTGGAARGLGVGVIVTILSLFFTQLHISHFWITLSTVILTAIVFSLGGFINAVYANSFDDISIVPTFILTPLTYLGGVFYSISLLPDFWQGVSQLNPILYMVNSFRYGILGVSDINIVFAFAMIIGFIVVLSAYSMHLLNTGKGIRS from the coding sequence ATGAATGCGCAGCTACTCTTCACTGCTTTCTGGACCTTATTGGTAAAAGAAATACGTCGCTTTAGCCGTATTTGGATACAAACGCTGCTGCCTCCAGCGATTACCATGACGCTGTATTTCATTATATTCGGTAATCTGATCGGATCACGTATTGGTGAAATGGGCGGCTTTGGTTACATGGAGTACATCGCGCCCGGGTTGATCATGATGTCCGTGATCACCAACTCTTACAGCAATGTAGTGTCATCTTTTTTCGGCACCAAGTTTCAACGCAATATTGAAGAGTTGCTGGTGGCCCCGGTACCCAACTGGGTGATACTGGCGGGGTATGTCACCGGAGGGGCTGCACGTGGTTTGGGAGTGGGGGTTATTGTGACGATCTTGTCGCTGTTCTTTACCCAGTTGCATATCAGCCACTTCTGGATCACCCTGAGTACAGTGATACTGACGGCGATCGTGTTCTCGTTGGGTGGCTTTATCAATGCGGTGTATGCCAATAGTTTTGATGATATATCCATCGTACCGACCTTTATTCTGACGCCGCTGACCTATCTGGGTGGTGTGTTTTATTCGATCTCTCTGTTACCGGATTTCTGGCAGGGCGTGTCGCAGTTGAATCCGATTCTGTATATGGTCAACAGCTTCCGCTACGGTATTCTGGGGGTCAGTGATATCAATATCGTGTTTGCGTTTGCTATGATTATAGGCTTCATTGTTGTGTTGAGTGCCTACTCTATGCATCTGCTTAATACCGGTAAAGGAATTCGCAGTTAA